The following DNA comes from Occultella kanbiaonis.
GATCCCGCGGTGGTCGGACTGGATCGCGGACTCCTTGTTCGCGACCCGGCAACCGAATCTCGAGCCCGCCCTGATCGGTGACTCCCCGAACATCGACGCCGGTATCGGCACGATCCGCAGGGCCGCCGAGCGCAACTCCTGGTCCGACTTCGCTTGGGTCGCCTCCGGTCGGACCGAGGGGACCGTCCCGACGCTGCCATCCACGCTGTTCCCGATCAGCTTCGCAGTACAGCGCTCCGGCTGGGACGCCGACGCCCAGTACATGCTGATCAACAACCAGAACTCCAGCTACACCGCCTCGCACCGGCATCCGGATGACCTCAGCCTGGTGATGGCGGCGTACGGTCGCCCGCTGATCGTCGATCCAGGAGTCGGCGACTACAGCCCGACACCAACGAACCAATGGATGCGATACACGACCGAGGCGCACAACACGGTCGAGGTCGACGGCGCCCCGCAAGCCCCCGGCGTCACCCGCAGGATGTCCCTGTGGCGCACGAACGAAGGCCTCGACATCTATCAGGGTGAGGCGTTCGGCTACCAGCCGGTCGTCCACGATCGGGTCGTCTACTTCGTCAAGCCCGGGTTCTGGGTGGTCTCCGACTCCCTGACCGGGGACACCGCCGCGCACGACTATCGGCAGTTGTGGCACTTCCCCGGTGACCCGGTCACGGTCGACCCGAGCACGAACGTCGCCACGATCGGCTTCGACACCGTGCCGGGTGCCGAGCCTGTTACCGGCGTGCAACTCGTGCCGGTGACGCCCGAGGGCGTCGAACTCGCCCCGACCGTGCACGACGACGGCGCCGTGCGCGTGGGTGAGGACGTGCTCACGGACGTCGACTTCCTCTCCTACGACTGGTCCACCAGCGGCGCCACCGGGCTCGACACAGTCGTGGTCCCCGGTGCAGCCGGTCCGGCGCCCACGACGACGGCGACCCGCATCGAGCTGCCCGGCGTGACCCACTCGACGGCTACCGCCATGCAGATCGACCTACCGGACGCCGTCGGGCGCTTCTACCTCTCACGCGAGGATGTGCCGTCGCAGCGGGTCTTCGGTGAGGCCGAGACCGACGCCGAGACGGCCTATCTCGAGCGCTCCCAGGACGGCGGGCTCACCCGGTACTCGCTGACCCGGGGATCCCAGTTGCTCGACGACGGAGAGCCGGTTCTCAGCGCCTCGGGGGTGGTCTCCGACGTGAGCGTGGACCTCGTCGGCGCCACCGCGGAGATCTCGATCGGCGACCCGTTCACCGGCACGATCACGATCAACGCCCCGGACGCGAACGTGGTGATGGTCAATGGCAGCCCGGCCGCGTTCACCCGGAGTGGCGACCAGGTCACCGTCACCACCGAGGAGACCTCAGCCCTGAACCCGGTCCTGACGGAGGAGTTCGCCGACACCAGTCTCGACAGCACCGTCTATGCCTTCGACGGCTCGCTCGAGGGCTGGACGCCGGTGCTGGGCGACTGGGCGGCGCAGTCCGGCGCGCTGACACAGTCCTCGACTGCGGACATGCAGTCCTTCGCGGCCCAGCAGGGCGTCCCGAATGACGCGATCATCACGGCCGAGATCACCCCAGGGACGAGTGGTCAGCGAACCACCCGGACCGGTTTCACCTTCCGCTACCACGACGCCAGCAACTACTACCGGGCGAATGTCCTCACCTCATCGGCCGGCGTGACCCTCCAGCTCGTCAAGGTCTACAACGGGACATCCACAACGCTCGCGGAGTCCGACCTGCCGCTCGGTTCCGCAGACCCGTACACGATGACCGTGTCCGCCATCGGACGCCACCTGGTCGCCACCGTCGGCGACACGTCGATCGCCGCGACCGATTCCCAGCTCCCGACGGGCGGCGCCGCCGCCTACACCCACCGGCGGGCCGCCACCTTCGACAACATCACGATCAGCGAAGGGCTCGATCAAGCCAACTGGCAGGGACTCGCGGGCGAGGTGTCCGTGAACTCCGGCCAGTTGAACCTCACGCCCGTCGATGGCTGGGCGCACGTGCTGGCCGCCTCGACGCTGCCCCCGCGCTTCTCACTGCAATGCGACTACGCCGCGACGGCCACCGTC
Coding sequences within:
- a CDS encoding heparinase II/III domain-containing protein, which produces MAAGAVALALVVTGLPSVPVAADEMSDLGGLLDLARPELAPVAARLAAGDEAGAADELQAHFANRTGIELPVSGSGIGDATADELAAGTFRFGAETRDFYNDAEQRIDVDWQDPWGGTAEAPGGAQVLMSDLSFMGKLTRAYQNEDDPQLRATYAAAWMDISLDFFADNPTWATNRNLSGAKRLSQLVAAFAVFRAEPTIEASDLTAYLIGVHATTDHLVGALQRHVGNNWYLSMARSIYLTAIYLPEFSASYSWEWFAVRSVERFMRAYIKGDGVYREPAFNYQAYVADLLNTLLEVAHANGRTLPDPIPRWSDWIADSLFATRQPNLEPALIGDSPNIDAGIGTIRRAAERNSWSDFAWVASGRTEGTVPTLPSTLFPISFAVQRSGWDADAQYMLINNQNSSYTASHRHPDDLSLVMAAYGRPLIVDPGVGDYSPTPTNQWMRYTTEAHNTVEVDGAPQAPGVTRRMSLWRTNEGLDIYQGEAFGYQPVVHDRVVYFVKPGFWVVSDSLTGDTAAHDYRQLWHFPGDPVTVDPSTNVATIGFDTVPGAEPVTGVQLVPVTPEGVELAPTVHDDGAVRVGEDVLTDVDFLSYDWSTSGATGLDTVVVPGAAGPAPTTTATRIELPGVTHSTATAMQIDLPDAVGRFYLSREDVPSQRVFGEAETDAETAYLERSQDGGLTRYSLTRGSQLLDDGEPVLSASGVVSDVSVDLVGATAEISIGDPFTGTITINAPDANVVMVNGSPAAFTRSGDQVTVTTEETSALNPVLTEEFADTSLDSTVYAFDGSLEGWTPVLGDWAAQSGALTQSSTADMQSFAAQQGVPNDAIITAEITPGTSGQRTTRTGFTFRYHDASNYYRANVLTSSAGVTLQLVKVYNGTSTTLAESDLPLGSADPYTMTVSAIGRHLVATVGDTSIAATDSQLPTGGAAAYTHRRAATFDNITISEGLDQANWQGLAGEVSVNSGQLNLTPVDGWAHVLAASTLPPRFSLQCDYAATATVTINGVGNAGISLRDTSDTYGYRIHIGRTSSGSRYVGIVREAQRSGPVTLASVPLTDPLTGPVRLGATIQGDHIVATLNGVEIAEARDTVVRSGGVGLYASTASTFENLTVEQSCDSEVSDAVPAPPAWDQRTPYTVGDLVAYSDSTWVASWWTQNQVPGDAYGPWQEVATTSDGTALWTPTRIFIAGDVVEHQGHRYEATWWTRNQVPGTPNGPWRLLE